The proteins below come from a single Elgaria multicarinata webbii isolate HBS135686 ecotype San Diego chromosome 11, rElgMul1.1.pri, whole genome shotgun sequence genomic window:
- the LOC134406968 gene encoding thialysine N-epsilon-acetyltransferase-like has protein sequence MAYVFRQATSDDCEVLMSLIQEIATYHHLQDDVTINAQVLKADGFGEDPFYKCILAELPVENGCKKASPVGYALYFFGYNVNHGRMVYLENLYVVSEFRGKGIGKQLMAKVAEVALAAGCMDMKFMTMEWNRRAKEFYLRLGAHDTTESEQLHCMELGTDALRRLAQDGKEP, from the exons ATGGCGTACGTTTTCCGACAAGCTACAAGTGACGATTGCGAAGTCCTCATGAGCCTAATACAG GAAATCGCCACATACCATCACTTACAGGATGATGTAACGATAAATGCTCAAG TTTTAAAAGCAGATGGATTTGGCGAGGACCCCTTCTACAAATGCATACTGGCTGAACTGCCTGTCGAAAATGGATGCAAGAAAG CTTCTCCCGTAGGCTACGCACTGTACTTTTTTGGGTACAACGTCAATCATGGGAGGATGGTATACCTGGAAAATCTCTACGTGGTGTCTGAATTCAGAG GCAAAGGAATTGGGAAACAATTAATGGCCAAAGTCGCAGAG GTTGCCCTCGCTGCCGGCTGCATGGACATGAAGTTCATGACCATGGAATGGAATCGCAGGGCGAAGGAATTTTACCTCCGCCTCGGGGCGCACGACACCACAGAGTCAGAGCAGCTTCACTGCATGGAGCTCGGGACGGACGCCTTGCGAAGGCTGGCACAGGATGGGAAAGAGCCTTGA